A stretch of Thermoanaerobaculales bacterium DNA encodes these proteins:
- a CDS encoding prenyltransferase: MTPTHPPVAAGDRERAIRAIKILLFSASVVPSVVGGAIAHAAGSFAWTPFLLAAAGLLIGQAGGDYLYYYLTHFHTDARDAHTKIFAGWRPLFTGTLFAPEKTVWAGAACLLIDLAVAIYFFELRGAAILWFALAGGLIAVFFTPLMLRGLKEPVIFVTFGPLCVTGVVFALTGTISEGAIVASVPVGLFVTVVAYLKSARFDVVDSGGEQVVLKLSRTVILALLALGYASLAAGVALGRLPAWSLTGLLSLPLAWSVASIVRQSSSRVSEYLWATVRSIVILVIVGAGLAVGFMVS, from the coding sequence ATGACGCCGACCCATCCACCTGTCGCCGCCGGCGACCGCGAGCGCGCGATCCGCGCCATCAAGATCCTGCTCTTCAGCGCCTCCGTCGTGCCGTCGGTGGTCGGCGGCGCGATCGCCCACGCGGCCGGCTCCTTCGCCTGGACGCCGTTCCTGCTGGCGGCGGCCGGCCTCTTGATCGGCCAGGCCGGCGGCGACTACCTCTACTACTACCTCACACACTTCCACACCGACGCCCGTGACGCGCACACCAAGATCTTCGCCGGCTGGCGGCCGCTGTTCACCGGGACGCTGTTCGCGCCGGAGAAGACGGTGTGGGCCGGCGCCGCCTGCCTGCTGATCGACCTCGCCGTCGCGATCTACTTCTTCGAGCTGCGCGGCGCCGCGATCCTGTGGTTCGCGCTCGCCGGCGGTCTCATCGCCGTCTTCTTCACGCCGCTGATGCTGCGCGGGCTCAAGGAGCCGGTGATCTTCGTGACCTTCGGCCCGCTCTGCGTCACCGGGGTCGTGTTCGCTTTGACCGGGACCATCAGCGAAGGTGCGATCGTGGCGTCGGTGCCGGTGGGGTTGTTCGTGACGGTCGTGGCCTACCTCAAGAGCGCCCGCTTCGACGTCGTCGACAGCGGTGGCGAGCAGGTCGTCCTCAAGCTGTCGCGAACCGTCATCCTCGCGCTGCTGGCGCTCGGCTACGCGAGCCTCGCGGCCGGAGTCGCGCTGGGCCGGCTGCCGGCCTGGTCGCTGACCGGGTTGCTGTCACTGCCGCTGGCGTGGAGCGTGGCGTCGATCGTGCGGCAGTCGAGCAGCAGGGTGTCGGAGTACCTGTGGGCGACGGTGCGCTCGATCGTCATCCTGGTGATCGTCGGGGCCGGCCTGGCCGTGGGGTTCATGGTGTCATGA
- a CDS encoding TolC family protein, giving the protein MSWPELVRLVDQHPLVAAGAFGIDAARGAVTAAGAAPNPSLAATAGRGEAVVGDESDDEWALELELPLGWLALRGSRVAAAEADLEATEAESELLRREVLLELRTLFWSLVSEQERVAALEALEQQTAALVATVRKRVEVGEVRPVDGPRSEIELEKVAAELAAAHVALGARQAQLALWLAPPAEGTIVAVGDLGALPHAIDLDAARARLRASHPAPAAAQARIRSLEATLATEKRARIPDFSLAAFQSHELDRDAYGIGLTVGLPLLSWNGGRIAQAEAELEAGRLEAEAVSRELESRVIEAEAACRAAVETAARFGSAVVPRSEAAAATMERTYELGEASLLELIDARRTLLDTRRLHLGALAAAQIECSRLGSLVGEEIP; this is encoded by the coding sequence GTGAGCTGGCCGGAGCTGGTCCGCCTAGTCGACCAGCACCCGCTGGTCGCCGCCGGCGCCTTCGGCATCGACGCCGCCCGCGGAGCGGTCACCGCCGCCGGCGCCGCCCCCAACCCCTCGCTCGCGGCAACCGCCGGCCGGGGAGAGGCGGTGGTCGGGGACGAGTCCGACGACGAGTGGGCGCTGGAGCTGGAGCTTCCGCTCGGCTGGCTCGCCCTGCGCGGCTCGCGGGTGGCGGCCGCCGAGGCCGATCTCGAGGCCACCGAGGCCGAGAGCGAGCTGCTGCGGCGGGAGGTCCTGCTCGAGCTCAGGACCCTGTTCTGGAGCCTGGTCTCCGAGCAGGAGCGGGTCGCCGCGCTCGAGGCGCTCGAGCAGCAGACCGCGGCGCTGGTGGCCACGGTCCGGAAGCGGGTCGAGGTCGGCGAGGTCCGGCCGGTGGACGGCCCGCGGTCGGAGATCGAGCTCGAGAAGGTCGCCGCCGAGCTCGCGGCGGCGCACGTCGCGCTCGGGGCGCGCCAGGCGCAGCTCGCGCTGTGGCTGGCTCCCCCGGCGGAGGGCACCATCGTGGCGGTGGGAGATCTCGGCGCGCTGCCGCATGCGATCGACCTCGACGCCGCGCGAGCGAGGCTGCGCGCCTCTCACCCGGCGCCGGCGGCCGCCCAGGCGCGTATCCGCTCGCTCGAGGCCACGCTCGCGACCGAGAAGCGGGCGCGGATCCCGGACTTCTCGCTGGCCGCGTTCCAGTCCCACGAGCTCGACCGGGACGCATACGGTATCGGCCTCACCGTGGGTCTGCCGCTCCTGAGCTGGAACGGCGGCCGGATTGCGCAGGCCGAGGCCGAGCTCGAGGCCGGCCGGCTCGAGGCCGAGGCCGTGAGCCGGGAGCTCGAATCCAGGGTCATCGAGGCCGAAGCGGCGTGCCGCGCCGCGGTCGAGACCGCGGCCCGCTTCGGCAGCGCCGTGGTCCCGCGCTCCGAGGCCGCGGCCGCGACCATGGAGCGGACCTACGAGCTCGGCGAGGCCAGCCTGCTCGAGCTGATCGACGCCCGCCGCACCCTGCTCGACACGCGCCGGCTGCACCTCGGCGCGCTCGCCGCGGCCCAGATCGAGTGCAGTCGTCTCGGCAGCCTGGTCGGAGAGGAGATCCCATGA
- a CDS encoding aromatic aminobenezylarsenical efflux permease ArsG family transporter — protein sequence MAPLWLAVGSALWLGILTSISPCPLATNIAAVSYVGRQVGSARAILVSGALYTAGRTIAYTALGAAAVWSLMSMVAVSGFLQGTFHRLLGPMLIALGLLLLGVVRLSLPGIGLGGRLQQIVDRAGLWGAGLLGIVFALAFCPVSAGLFFGGLIPLAVDHGSSLVLPAFYGIGTSLPVVAFAILAAAGASWLETALARVQSIERWARVATAAVFIGVGVYETLRSTLFLI from the coding sequence ATGGCGCCGCTCTGGCTCGCCGTCGGATCGGCCCTCTGGCTGGGTATCCTGACCTCGATCAGCCCCTGTCCGCTGGCGACCAACATCGCGGCCGTTTCCTACGTGGGGCGGCAGGTCGGCAGCGCTCGGGCAATCCTGGTCTCGGGAGCTCTCTACACCGCCGGCCGCACCATCGCCTACACCGCGCTCGGCGCCGCGGCCGTGTGGTCGCTGATGTCGATGGTCGCGGTCTCGGGCTTCCTCCAGGGCACGTTTCACCGCCTGCTGGGACCGATGCTGATCGCCCTCGGCCTCCTTCTGCTCGGCGTCGTCAGGCTGAGCCTGCCGGGGATCGGCCTGGGCGGCCGGCTCCAGCAGATTGTCGACCGTGCCGGGCTGTGGGGCGCCGGCCTGCTCGGAATCGTGTTCGCACTGGCGTTCTGCCCGGTGTCGGCCGGGCTCTTCTTCGGCGGCCTGATTCCGCTCGCGGTCGACCATGGCTCGTCGCTGGTGTTGCCCGCGTTTTACGGTATCGGCACGTCCTTGCCGGTCGTCGCGTTTGCGATCCTCGCCGCCGCCGGCGCCAGCTGGCTCGAAACGGCGCTGGCGAGGGTGCAGTCCATCGAGCGCTGGGCCCGGGTCGCGACCGCCGCCGTGTTCATCGGCGTCGGGGTCTACGAGACCCTGCGCTCGACCCTCTTCCTGATCTGA
- a CDS encoding prenyltransferase, whose translation MKEALIVWFKAARAPFLVVSLIPAVLGGLIAWYRGNFDGLLFGVVTLGVVMAHSAADFIDDYFDFRKGNLGNKEKQFHDSPLIDGRVTPGQVMLAAVLCLAVAAAAGVYAVLAAGMPVLWLTAAGGFIVFFYTSPPFKLNYRGLGETALFLGFGPLIVLGVYLVLRPVFLWEPVLLGSVLGIFTMNIGLVSNTFDHDDDVRSGKRTLALRLGQANAVRFLAAGSVAAHGLLVAAVAGGLATPWALLALLAAPLAVQTVRKTALFADTANYTAAMTSAIALSSVSGVLMCIGYGLAIALP comes from the coding sequence ATGAAGGAAGCCCTGATCGTCTGGTTCAAGGCGGCCCGCGCGCCGTTCCTCGTCGTCAGCCTCATCCCCGCGGTCCTCGGCGGGCTCATCGCCTGGTACCGCGGGAACTTCGACGGCCTGCTTTTCGGCGTGGTGACGCTCGGCGTCGTCATGGCCCACTCGGCGGCCGACTTCATCGACGACTACTTCGACTTCAGGAAGGGCAACCTCGGCAACAAGGAGAAGCAGTTCCACGACAGCCCGCTCATCGACGGCAGGGTGACGCCCGGTCAGGTGATGCTCGCCGCGGTGCTCTGTCTGGCGGTTGCCGCCGCCGCCGGCGTCTACGCCGTGCTCGCCGCCGGCATGCCGGTGCTCTGGCTGACGGCAGCGGGCGGGTTCATCGTCTTCTTCTACACGTCGCCGCCGTTCAAGCTCAACTACCGGGGGTTGGGGGAAACCGCGCTCTTCCTCGGCTTCGGGCCGCTGATCGTGCTCGGCGTCTACCTCGTGCTGCGGCCGGTATTCCTGTGGGAGCCGGTCCTGCTCGGGTCGGTCCTCGGCATCTTCACGATGAACATCGGCCTCGTCAGCAACACCTTCGACCACGACGACGACGTCAGGTCGGGAAAGCGGACCCTGGCCCTGCGCCTCGGCCAGGCGAACGCCGTGCGCTTCCTGGCGGCGGGGTCGGTCGCCGCCCACGGCCTGCTGGTCGCCGCGGTCGCCGGCGGCCTCGCCACCCCGTGGGCTCTGCTGGCGCTGCTGGCCGCTCCGCTCGCGGTGCAGACGGTCCGCAAGACCGCTCTGTTCGCCGACACCGCCAACTACACCGCGGCAATGACCAGCGCGATCGCGCTATCGTCGGTGAGCGGGGTCCTGATGTGCATTGGCTACGGCCTCGCCATCGCCCTGCCGTAG
- a CDS encoding CusA/CzcA family heavy metal efflux RND transporter: protein MKLATFLLGNRFLVLLASAMLIAGGVVAWLHLPIDAFPDVTNTQVMILSTAPGLAAVDVEQRVSYPIEQVMRGLPRVTEVRSLSRAGLSQVVIVFEDGADTYWTRQVVFERLAMAREQLPPGVEPELGPISTGLGEIFQYTLEGDGASAMELRTIQDWLVAPLLEPIPGVNEVNSFGGEVKQYQVLVSPEKLVKYGLNVNDVVEAVEQGNANAGGGVVVRGWEQLYLRGVGLLEDIPDIERIVLRAEDGAPIYLRDVAEVVIGAEPRQGAVSRDGSGEVVAGMIIMLKGENSKEVVSRVKEAIERIRSILPEGVRINVFYDRTSLIEACISTVVNALLEGGIFVILVLFLFVAELRTSLIVVFSLPFTFLVSFIVMGATGLTSNLMSVGGLAFSVGMVVDASIVVVENIRRHLAQRPAGEHRRRIVADALAEVARPVGFSVVIIAIILVPLFTLQGIEGKMFAPLAATMLIALLVSLVVALTVVPVLSEMFLKEGPEKEFSFIRRFHRGYLRLLDRAVRRPGVTLGLSGAVLVASLALLPLVGTEFMPPLDEGSIAINVVRLPNASLDGSVKVATFIEERLRAFPEVGTVVSKTGRAEISEDPMGPEQTDVFIMLKPRKEWETGRTKAELVAAIENDLSEIPGLRYSFSQPIALRVNELISGVKSDLAIKAFGPDLEVLKEFADSAAAAMMGVAGAQDVRVEQVSGMAQLDVVVDREALARHGIRIADVNATIETAVAGTRATTLIEEQRRFAVVVRFPEPARSDIPAIERLLVPAPGGERVPLAQLADFRVVEAPAQVSRENGMRRVVAEANVRGRDLGGFVREVQQRVVPLVEGLPPGYFVEYGGQFENQQRAMRQLAVVVPVALVLIVVLLYLALGSIWSSLLVVLNLPFALVGGVIAVVAFRMPVSVSAAVAFIVLLGIAVQNGVVLVAFFRQLGERGESVADTVRKGCDLRFRPLLMTALTSFIGHLPMLYATGSGADIQKPLAVVVMGGLVTSTLLTLIVLPTIYAVLATRFAPATAAVER, encoded by the coding sequence ATGAAGCTCGCGACCTTCCTGCTCGGCAACCGCTTTCTCGTGCTGCTCGCCTCGGCGATGCTGATCGCGGGCGGCGTCGTCGCGTGGCTGCACCTGCCGATCGACGCCTTCCCCGATGTGACCAACACCCAGGTCATGATCCTCTCGACCGCGCCCGGCCTCGCCGCCGTCGACGTCGAGCAGCGGGTGAGCTACCCGATCGAGCAGGTGATGCGCGGCCTGCCCCGGGTGACGGAGGTGCGCTCACTGTCGAGGGCCGGCCTGTCCCAGGTCGTCATCGTCTTCGAGGACGGCGCCGACACCTACTGGACGCGGCAGGTGGTGTTCGAGCGCCTCGCCATGGCCCGGGAGCAGCTCCCGCCCGGCGTCGAGCCCGAGCTCGGCCCGATCTCGACCGGCCTCGGGGAGATCTTCCAGTACACCCTGGAAGGGGACGGCGCGAGCGCGATGGAGCTGCGGACCATCCAGGACTGGCTCGTCGCCCCGCTGCTCGAGCCGATCCCGGGGGTCAACGAGGTCAACAGCTTCGGCGGCGAGGTCAAGCAGTACCAGGTGCTGGTGTCACCGGAGAAGCTCGTCAAGTACGGCCTCAACGTCAACGACGTCGTCGAGGCGGTCGAGCAGGGCAACGCCAACGCCGGGGGTGGCGTGGTGGTGCGCGGATGGGAGCAGCTCTACCTGCGCGGCGTCGGCCTGCTCGAGGACATCCCGGACATCGAGCGCATCGTGCTCCGGGCCGAGGACGGCGCGCCGATCTACCTGCGCGACGTCGCCGAGGTCGTCATCGGCGCCGAGCCGCGCCAGGGCGCGGTGAGCCGCGACGGCAGCGGCGAGGTCGTGGCCGGCATGATCATCATGCTCAAGGGCGAAAACTCGAAGGAGGTGGTCAGCCGGGTCAAGGAGGCGATCGAGAGGATCCGCTCGATCCTCCCGGAGGGGGTCCGGATCAACGTCTTCTACGACCGCACCTCGCTGATCGAGGCCTGCATCTCAACCGTGGTCAACGCCCTGCTCGAGGGCGGGATCTTCGTCATCCTGGTGCTGTTCCTGTTCGTCGCCGAGCTGCGGACCTCGCTGATCGTGGTCTTCTCGCTGCCGTTCACCTTCCTGGTCAGCTTCATCGTCATGGGCGCGACGGGGTTGACGTCGAACCTGATGAGCGTCGGCGGCCTCGCGTTCTCGGTCGGCATGGTGGTCGACGCGTCGATCGTGGTGGTCGAGAACATCCGGCGCCACCTCGCGCAGCGGCCCGCGGGCGAGCACCGGCGCCGCATCGTGGCCGACGCCCTGGCCGAGGTGGCGAGGCCGGTCGGCTTCTCGGTGGTCATCATCGCCATCATCCTGGTGCCGCTGTTCACGCTGCAGGGGATCGAGGGCAAGATGTTCGCGCCGCTCGCCGCGACCATGCTGATCGCGCTCCTGGTCTCGCTGGTCGTGGCGCTGACCGTCGTGCCGGTGCTGTCGGAGATGTTCCTGAAGGAGGGCCCCGAGAAGGAGTTCTCCTTCATCCGGCGCTTCCACCGCGGCTACCTGCGGCTCCTCGACCGCGCCGTCCGCCGGCCGGGCGTGACCCTCGGCCTCTCGGGCGCCGTGCTGGTGGCGTCGCTGGCGCTGCTGCCCCTGGTCGGCACCGAGTTCATGCCGCCGCTCGACGAGGGCTCGATCGCGATCAACGTCGTACGCCTGCCCAACGCCTCCCTCGACGGCTCGGTGAAGGTCGCGACGTTCATCGAGGAGCGCCTGCGCGCGTTCCCGGAGGTCGGGACCGTGGTCAGCAAGACCGGCCGCGCCGAGATCTCCGAGGACCCGATGGGCCCCGAGCAGACCGACGTCTTCATCATGCTCAAGCCGCGCAAGGAGTGGGAAACCGGCCGGACCAAGGCCGAGCTGGTGGCCGCCATCGAGAACGACCTCTCCGAGATCCCCGGCCTGCGCTACTCGTTCTCGCAGCCGATCGCGCTGCGCGTCAACGAGCTCATCTCGGGGGTGAAGAGCGACCTCGCGATCAAGGCCTTCGGCCCGGACCTCGAGGTGCTGAAGGAGTTCGCGGACTCCGCCGCTGCCGCCATGATGGGCGTCGCCGGGGCGCAGGACGTCAGGGTCGAGCAGGTGTCCGGCATGGCGCAGCTCGACGTGGTCGTCGACCGCGAGGCGCTGGCCCGCCACGGCATCAGGATCGCCGACGTCAATGCCACCATCGAGACCGCCGTCGCCGGCACGCGGGCGACGACGCTGATCGAGGAGCAGCGGCGCTTTGCCGTGGTCGTGCGCTTCCCGGAGCCGGCCCGCAGTGACATCCCGGCGATCGAGAGGCTGCTCGTCCCGGCGCCGGGGGGCGAGCGGGTGCCGCTCGCCCAGCTCGCGGACTTCCGGGTCGTCGAGGCGCCCGCGCAGGTCAGCCGCGAGAACGGCATGCGGCGCGTCGTGGCCGAGGCCAACGTGCGCGGCCGCGACCTCGGCGGCTTCGTCCGCGAGGTCCAGCAGCGGGTTGTACCGCTCGTGGAGGGGCTGCCGCCCGGCTACTTCGTCGAGTACGGCGGGCAGTTCGAGAACCAGCAGCGCGCCATGCGCCAGCTCGCGGTCGTGGTGCCGGTGGCGCTCGTGCTGATCGTGGTGCTCCTCTACCTCGCTCTCGGCTCGATCTGGAGCTCGCTGCTGGTCGTGCTCAACCTGCCGTTCGCCCTGGTCGGCGGTGTCATCGCGGTGGTCGCCTTCCGGATGCCGGTCTCGGTCTCGGCGGCGGTCGCCTTCATCGTGCTGCTCGGCATCGCGGTGCAGAACGGGGTCGTGCTGGTGGCCTTCTTCCGGCAGCTCGGCGAGCGCGGGGAGTCGGTGGCCGACACTGTCCGGAAGGGCTGCGACCTGCGCTTCCGGCCGCTGCTGATGACGGCGCTGACGAGCTTCATCGGGCACCTGCCGATGCTCTACGCGACCGGCTCCGGGGCGGACATCCAGAAGCCGCTGGCGGTCGTTGTGATGGGCGGGCTCGTCACCAGCACCCTGCTCACGCTGATCGTGCTGCCGACGATCTACGCCGTGCTCGCAACGCGCTTCGCCCCCGCCACGGCGGCGGTCGAGCGATAG
- a CDS encoding nitrophenyl compound nitroreductase subunit ArsF family protein, with translation MKRRNAPPTLLVASGVLAALIALSPGGRAEDPAGAGAAAAPTPSTGVVAYYFHGDFRCRTCLAIERQAHETITADFADELASGRLTWRALNIEQPGNEHFVEDFKLVTRSLVLVSYRDGAVVRWQNLDKVWQLVRDEELFSQYVRESTRAFLNEG, from the coding sequence ATGAAACGACGCAACGCGCCCCCGACCCTGCTCGTTGCCAGCGGCGTTCTCGCGGCCCTCATCGCGCTCTCGCCCGGCGGGCGGGCCGAGGACCCCGCGGGCGCCGGCGCGGCCGCCGCGCCGACTCCCTCGACCGGCGTGGTCGCCTACTACTTCCACGGCGACTTCCGCTGCCGGACCTGCCTCGCGATCGAGCGCCAGGCGCACGAGACGATCACCGCCGACTTCGCGGACGAGCTCGCGTCGGGCCGGCTCACCTGGCGTGCGCTCAACATCGAGCAGCCCGGCAACGAGCACTTCGTCGAGGACTTCAAGCTTGTGACGCGGTCGCTGGTGCTGGTCTCCTACCGGGACGGCGCCGTGGTCCGGTGGCAGAACCTCGACAAGGTCTGGCAGCTGGTGCGCGACGAGGAGCTCTTCTCGCAGTACGTGCGCGAGTCCACCCGCGCCTTCCTCAACGAGGGCTGA
- a CDS encoding thioredoxin family protein, which yields MTEKKIIVLGPGCPRCEKLTQLAGRAAEELGIKYHLEKLSDFREFQKYGLMLTPGLVVDGVLKVQGKVPSLDEVKAMLA from the coding sequence ATGACGGAGAAGAAGATCATCGTCCTCGGCCCCGGGTGCCCGCGCTGCGAAAAGCTCACCCAGCTCGCCGGCCGTGCGGCGGAGGAGCTCGGCATCAAGTACCACCTCGAGAAGCTGAGCGACTTCCGGGAGTTCCAGAAGTACGGGCTGATGTTGACGCCGGGCCTGGTGGTGGACGGCGTCCTCAAGGTCCAGGGCAAGGTCCCTTCCCTCGACGAAGTCAAGGCGATGCTGGCCTAG
- a CDS encoding sulfite exporter TauE/SafE family protein → MHFPISGVEVSPFVPPLVAFAISSFTSAGGVSGAILLLPFQVSVLGFTSPAVSATNQLFNIVAIPSGVARYVREGRMVWPLTWVVVAGTLPGVLIGALIRVRWLPDPAAFKVFAGAVLLYIGARFARDLIHGGSRHASAQAAEQRFQQTVRRNREQPEADGEQAPGAVAVSRFSLTKITYQFHGEVFDIATPGIFALAFVIGIVGGIYGIGGGAIIAPFLVAFFGLPVYTVAGAALAGTFITSVAGVSFYQAMAPLYPGLTVAPDWPLGLLFGLGGAAGMYCGARLQKHLPARVIKWILVAVILSVAASYLTGIARLL, encoded by the coding sequence ATGCACTTCCCGATCTCCGGCGTCGAGGTTTCACCGTTCGTCCCACCGCTGGTGGCGTTCGCGATCTCGTCGTTCACGTCGGCCGGCGGCGTGTCGGGCGCCATCCTCCTGCTGCCGTTCCAGGTCAGCGTGCTGGGCTTCACCAGCCCGGCTGTGAGCGCGACCAACCAGCTCTTCAACATCGTCGCGATCCCATCGGGCGTCGCCCGCTACGTCCGCGAGGGACGGATGGTGTGGCCATTGACCTGGGTGGTGGTCGCCGGCACCCTGCCCGGGGTGCTGATCGGCGCGCTGATCCGGGTGCGCTGGCTCCCTGACCCGGCGGCCTTCAAGGTCTTCGCCGGCGCCGTGCTGCTCTACATCGGCGCCCGCTTCGCCCGCGACCTGATCCACGGCGGCAGCCGACACGCGAGCGCGCAGGCGGCCGAGCAGCGCTTCCAGCAGACGGTGCGCCGCAACCGGGAGCAACCCGAGGCCGACGGCGAGCAGGCACCGGGAGCGGTCGCCGTCAGCCGCTTCAGCCTGACGAAGATCACCTACCAGTTCCACGGTGAGGTCTTCGACATCGCCACGCCGGGGATCTTCGCGCTCGCCTTCGTGATCGGCATCGTCGGCGGCATCTACGGCATCGGCGGCGGCGCCATCATCGCCCCGTTCCTCGTCGCCTTCTTCGGGCTGCCGGTCTACACGGTCGCCGGCGCCGCCCTGGCGGGGACCTTCATCACCTCGGTGGCGGGCGTCTCGTTCTACCAGGCCATGGCCCCGCTCTACCCCGGCCTCACGGTGGCGCCGGACTGGCCGCTCGGCCTGCTGTTCGGGCTCGGCGGCGCCGCCGGCATGTACTGCGGAGCACGGCTGCAGAAGCACCTCCCGGCCCGCGTCATCAAGTGGATCCTGGTGGCGGTGATCCTGTCCGTCGCCGCGAGCTACCTGACAGGCATCGCGCGCCTGCTGTGA
- a CDS encoding efflux RND transporter periplasmic adaptor subunit — protein MSSHSILRALAVLALTLAWAACGRGESQAPGAAAQAPPVEQALAGRGAAAGVEHEAEPEEPSDLDRPVDELFRAACEHGRQTFACDECRWEVGVVRVPASLVDGGLVETAGVGRRAIAVPLTLTGEVRFDERRVAHCSSQVEGIIRAVHVAPGDMVRRGQPLLEIESVVVGEAQAAYLEARGLLDIARRNFERVSALKQEAIASEKEYLQARQELEAAEIRSEGALGTLSRLGAGAGEAGPNAGGNARGRFVLRAPASGTVLTMHAVPGEVARTEESLVTVGDSSTVWVWADLYERDIAAVSRAHAAQPLAAAVAVKAYPGEQFPGVVDLISPAMDESSRTVKVRVAVANPDRRLLAGMFASVEVFLPGSQEVLAVPREALLEDEGRSFVFVHHHDDYFVRRPVEAGRTWDRWIEVTSGLEAGQTVVAEGAFLLKSDVLRSKMGAGCAD, from the coding sequence ATGAGCAGCCACAGCATCCTTCGCGCCCTCGCGGTCCTGGCCCTGACCCTCGCCTGGGCGGCATGCGGCAGGGGCGAGTCGCAGGCGCCCGGGGCCGCAGCCCAGGCGCCGCCGGTCGAGCAGGCACTCGCCGGGCGCGGCGCCGCCGCAGGCGTCGAGCACGAGGCCGAACCCGAGGAGCCCTCTGACCTCGACCGGCCGGTCGACGAGCTGTTCCGCGCGGCCTGCGAGCACGGACGGCAGACCTTCGCCTGCGACGAGTGCCGCTGGGAGGTCGGGGTCGTCCGGGTGCCGGCGAGCCTGGTCGACGGCGGGCTCGTCGAGACCGCCGGGGTGGGACGCCGGGCGATCGCGGTCCCCCTGACCCTGACCGGCGAGGTCCGCTTCGACGAGCGCCGGGTCGCTCACTGCAGCTCCCAGGTCGAGGGGATCATCCGCGCGGTGCACGTCGCGCCCGGCGACATGGTCCGGCGCGGGCAGCCCCTGCTCGAGATCGAGTCGGTGGTGGTCGGCGAGGCGCAGGCAGCCTACCTCGAGGCCCGCGGCCTGCTCGACATCGCGCGCCGCAACTTCGAGCGGGTGTCGGCGCTCAAGCAGGAGGCCATCGCCTCGGAGAAGGAGTACCTGCAGGCGAGACAGGAGCTGGAGGCGGCCGAGATCCGGTCGGAGGGCGCGCTGGGCACGCTTTCGCGGCTCGGCGCGGGCGCCGGCGAGGCGGGCCCCAACGCTGGCGGCAACGCCCGCGGCCGTTTCGTGCTGCGCGCCCCGGCGTCGGGCACCGTGCTCACGATGCACGCGGTCCCGGGCGAGGTGGCCAGGACCGAGGAGTCGCTGGTGACGGTCGGCGACAGCTCGACGGTCTGGGTGTGGGCCGACCTCTACGAGCGCGACATCGCCGCGGTCAGCCGGGCGCACGCGGCGCAGCCGCTCGCCGCCGCCGTCGCCGTGAAGGCGTACCCCGGCGAGCAGTTCCCGGGCGTCGTCGACCTGATCAGCCCGGCGATGGACGAGTCCTCGCGAACGGTGAAGGTGCGGGTCGCGGTCGCGAACCCCGATCGCCGGCTGCTGGCCGGGATGTTCGCCTCGGTCGAGGTTTTCCTGCCGGGCTCGCAGGAGGTGCTCGCCGTCCCGCGGGAGGCGCTGCTCGAGGACGAGGGGCGGTCGTTCGTCTTCGTCCACCATCACGACGACTACTTCGTGCGCCGCCCGGTCGAGGCGGGACGCACCTGGGACCGGTGGATCGAGGTGACTTCGGGGCTCGAGGCGGGCCAGACCGTGGTCGCCGAGGGCGCCTTTCTCCTGAAGTCGGACGTGCTGCGCTCGAAGATGGGCGCCGGGTGCGCGGACTGA